One Halomonas sp. THAF5a genomic region harbors:
- a CDS encoding branched-chain amino acid transporter permease: MSPIELLTFIAVCAAATFATRVLPFVALARQAEHPLILHLGRYLPPAVMMILVIYALRDFRPLADGRLNVAPDGWPLILASLTVVGLHLWRRHALLSIAGGTGAYMAMVQLGWTP, from the coding sequence ATGAGCCCCATCGAGCTGCTGACCTTCATCGCCGTCTGCGCCGCGGCGACCTTCGCCACTCGCGTGCTGCCCTTCGTGGCCCTGGCCCGCCAGGCGGAGCACCCCCTGATCCTGCACCTGGGACGCTACCTGCCGCCGGCGGTGATGATGATCCTGGTGATCTACGCCCTGCGCGACTTCCGCCCGCTGGCCGACGGCCGACTCAACGTCGCCCCCGACGGCTGGCCGCTGATCCTCGCCTCGCTGACCGTGGTGGGGCTGCACCTGTGGCGGCGCCACGCCCTGCTGTCGATCGCCGGGGGGACCGGCGCCTACATGGCCATGGTGCAGCTGGGCTGGACCCCGTAA
- a CDS encoding DUF3306 domain-containing protein — MSRLERWSRRKRGETEETPPEPEAAVPGEATHAPLNAAPETADGEPEPGSLDHTLPDPDTLPPGSDIKAYLASGVSAGLRRRALRRLFAASHYGVRDGLDDYDDDFREKLKPLAEDVAERLRQWTRREAEGDDEVPGDEAPEQVASRATDGDDQDAREPAPQASDPAPDADIAHEAEAPDDERRE, encoded by the coding sequence GTGAGCCGCCTGGAACGCTGGTCGCGTCGCAAGCGCGGCGAGACGGAGGAGACCCCGCCCGAGCCCGAGGCCGCCGTGCCCGGAGAGGCGACGCATGCGCCACTGAACGCGGCCCCGGAGACGGCCGACGGAGAGCCCGAGCCGGGCAGCCTCGATCACACCCTGCCCGACCCGGACACCCTGCCTCCCGGCAGCGACATCAAGGCCTACCTGGCCTCCGGCGTCAGCGCGGGGCTTCGCCGGCGCGCCTTGCGTCGCCTCTTCGCCGCCAGCCACTACGGCGTGCGCGACGGCCTCGACGACTACGACGACGATTTCCGCGAGAAGCTCAAGCCACTCGCCGAGGACGTGGCTGAGCGGCTGCGCCAGTGGACCCGCCGAGAGGCCGAGGGCGACGACGAGGTGCCGGGTGACGAGGCGCCGGAGCAGGTCGCATCGCGGGCTACGGACGGCGACGACCAGGACGCTCGCGAGCCAGCGCCGCAGGCGTCCGATCCCGCCCCGGACGCCGATATCGCCCACGAGGCCGAGGCGCCTGACGATGAGCGCCGGGAATGA
- a CDS encoding AzlC family ABC transporter permease, translating into MPQRHAWHEAGVTTLPVMFGYLPLGAAFGILAIEVGIPVWGALSMSLVIYAGAGQFLAVALLAAGAGLVEVAVATLMLNSRHLFYGLSLLKRFQGAGWRKPYLIFALTDETYSLLTTHGGEHGLDHAQAFRLSLLNQLWWVLGSAAGVLIGTTLDFDSRGIEFALTALFIVLTLEQARRLRQWLPFAIALAAGLGALALLPDRHLLLGAIGATTLVLLADHRSRQSHREAKRP; encoded by the coding sequence GTGCCACAGCGCCATGCCTGGCATGAGGCCGGCGTCACGACCCTGCCGGTGATGTTCGGCTACCTGCCGCTGGGCGCGGCCTTCGGCATTCTCGCCATCGAGGTCGGCATCCCCGTCTGGGGGGCGCTTTCGATGTCACTGGTGATCTATGCCGGCGCCGGCCAGTTCCTCGCCGTGGCGCTGCTCGCCGCCGGGGCGGGCCTGGTGGAGGTGGCCGTGGCCACCCTGATGCTCAACTCCCGCCATCTCTTCTACGGCCTCTCGCTGCTCAAGCGCTTCCAGGGCGCCGGCTGGCGCAAGCCCTACCTCATCTTCGCGCTGACCGACGAGACCTACTCGCTGCTGACCACCCATGGCGGAGAGCACGGCCTGGACCACGCCCAGGCCTTCCGCCTCAGCCTGCTCAACCAGCTCTGGTGGGTACTGGGCAGCGCGGCGGGGGTGCTGATCGGCACCACCCTGGATTTCGACAGCCGCGGCATCGAGTTCGCCTTGACGGCGCTGTTCATCGTGCTGACCTTGGAGCAGGCCCGCCGGCTGCGCCAGTGGCTGCCCTTCGCCATCGCCCTGGCCGCCGGCCTCGGTGCCCTGGCGCTGCTGCCCGACCGCCACCTGCTGCTGGGCGCCATCGGCGCCACCACCCTGGTGCTGCTGGCCGACCACCGGAGCCGCCAGTCCCACCGCGAGGCCAAGCGCCCATGA
- a CDS encoding helix-turn-helix domain-containing protein codes for MTTTDQGAALRIAAGRKPFVEPLRLGERVKEIRLANQWTLEDVSQRTGLARSTLSKIENDQISPTFSAVQKLIDGLGIDLPQLLSPPKVRTRTMGRRDLTRRGHGERHPTPTYEHELLSCELAQKRMIPFKTIVRARAFEEFTEWVRHDGEEFLMVLEGEIRLYTEYYEPLTLVDGDSIYFDSAMGHALVSVSEADAVVLSVCTRGDGTP; via the coding sequence ATGACCACCACCGATCAGGGCGCCGCCCTGCGCATCGCCGCCGGCCGCAAGCCCTTCGTCGAACCGCTACGCCTGGGCGAGCGCGTCAAGGAGATCCGCCTGGCCAACCAGTGGACCCTGGAAGACGTCAGCCAGCGCACCGGGCTTGCCCGCTCGACGCTCTCCAAGATCGAGAACGACCAGATCTCACCGACCTTCTCCGCGGTGCAGAAGCTGATCGACGGCCTCGGCATCGACCTGCCCCAGCTGCTCTCGCCGCCCAAGGTCCGGACCCGCACCATGGGGCGGCGGGACCTGACGCGCCGCGGCCACGGCGAGCGCCACCCCACCCCGACCTACGAACACGAGCTGCTCAGCTGCGAGCTCGCCCAGAAGCGCATGATCCCCTTCAAGACCATCGTGCGGGCCCGCGCCTTCGAGGAGTTCACCGAGTGGGTGCGCCACGACGGCGAGGAGTTCCTGATGGTGCTCGAGGGCGAGATCCGCCTCTATACCGAGTACTACGAGCCGCTGACCCTCGTCGACGGCGACAGCATCTACTTCGACAGCGCCATGGGCCACGCCCTGGTGTCGGTCAGCGAGGCCGATGCCGTGGTGCTGTCGGTCTGCACCCGGGGCGACGGCACGCCCTGA
- a CDS encoding DUF3305 domain-containing protein, with the protein MASNSSTRPLSFEIVGEPVTVKGFATTRWRIANLAPGDAGPCRLDLQLYMTERAAYRFNLTSRTPRLFVRAGEADGTPHPDAITASQDVAAGWLDGEHRVLEVDMPLALQAWLEAYLAHHGEAPEEGRKKKRQGAGRAREAES; encoded by the coding sequence ATGGCGTCGAACAGCAGCACCCGCCCCCTGAGCTTCGAGATCGTCGGCGAGCCGGTCACCGTCAAGGGCTTTGCCACGACCCGCTGGCGCATCGCGAACCTCGCGCCCGGCGATGCCGGACCCTGCCGGCTGGACCTGCAGCTCTACATGACGGAGCGCGCCGCCTACCGCTTCAACCTGACCAGCCGCACTCCGCGCCTGTTCGTACGCGCCGGCGAGGCGGACGGGACGCCCCACCCCGATGCCATCACCGCCAGCCAGGACGTCGCCGCGGGCTGGCTCGACGGCGAGCATCGGGTGCTCGAGGTCGACATGCCGCTGGCCCTGCAGGCCTGGCTCGAGGCCTACCTCGCCCACCACGGCGAGGCGCCCGAGGAGGGGCGCAAGAAGAAGCGCCAGGGCGCCGGACGCGCCCGGGAGGCCGAGTCGTGA
- a CDS encoding formate dehydrogenase accessory sulfurtransferase FdhD has product MHDISLSRARLPATLEIEVLDEFGEARPQAIAAERALTVYLNKREIVTLMTLGADPEALVVGYLRNQGLLGEARDLQAVHVDWEVEAAAVVTRRLPDDLEERLGQRTVTTGCGQGTVFGRLLEATALRPLPATVLRQSVLYRLLDHLGAYNETYRSAGAVHGCALCRQAAVLDFVEDVGRHNAVDTLAGRQWLAEADSGDADIFYTTGRLTSEMVLKVAQMGIGVLVSRSGVTQKGVELAERFGVLLIARAKGRHFQAIHGAGRLELDAMPTRRPGDRARA; this is encoded by the coding sequence ATGCACGACATCAGCCTGAGCCGGGCGCGCCTGCCCGCTACCCTGGAGATCGAGGTGCTCGACGAGTTCGGTGAGGCGAGGCCCCAGGCGATCGCCGCGGAGCGCGCGCTGACCGTCTACCTGAACAAGCGTGAGATCGTCACGCTGATGACCCTCGGGGCCGACCCGGAGGCGCTGGTGGTGGGCTATCTGCGCAACCAGGGGCTGCTCGGCGAGGCCCGGGACCTGCAGGCGGTTCACGTGGACTGGGAGGTCGAGGCGGCGGCGGTGGTGACCCGACGCCTGCCGGACGACCTGGAGGAGCGCCTGGGACAGCGCACCGTGACCACCGGATGCGGCCAGGGGACGGTGTTCGGCCGGTTGCTCGAGGCGACCGCGCTGCGCCCGCTGCCGGCCACGGTGTTGCGCCAGTCGGTGCTCTATCGGCTGCTGGACCACCTCGGTGCCTACAACGAGACCTACCGCAGTGCCGGCGCCGTGCACGGCTGCGCGCTGTGTCGCCAGGCGGCGGTGCTGGACTTCGTCGAGGACGTGGGGCGCCACAACGCGGTGGATACCCTGGCAGGGCGCCAGTGGCTGGCCGAGGCCGACAGCGGTGACGCGGATATCTTCTACACCACCGGGCGGCTCACCTCGGAGATGGTGCTGAAGGTCGCGCAGATGGGCATCGGCGTGCTGGTGTCACGCTCGGGCGTGACCCAGAAGGGCGTGGAGCTGGCCGAGCGCTTCGGCGTGCTGCTGATCGCCCGGGCCAAGGGCCGTCACTTCCAGGCCATCCACGGGGCGGGGCGGCTCGAGCTCGACGCCATGCCGACCCGCCGCCCGGGGGATCGGGCGCGCGCCTGA
- a CDS encoding twin-arginine translocation pathway signal has translation MSSTRNPQRRRFLMTLGAGTAAAGAAAAVGHVTLAQAETRAEAPQAEPSREYRETPHIRAFYATLRD, from the coding sequence ATGTCCAGCACACGCAACCCGCAGCGCCGGCGCTTCCTCATGACCCTTGGCGCCGGCACCGCGGCCGCCGGCGCGGCTGCCGCGGTCGGTCACGTCACCCTGGCCCAGGCCGAGACCAGGGCCGAGGCCCCGCAGGCCGAGCCCTCCCGCGAGTACCGGGAGACGCCCCACATCCGTGCCTTCTACGCCACCCTGCGTGATTGA
- a CDS encoding molecular chaperone, which translates to MNELNESDALRADVYRLLARLLREAPDAELLDWLAGLEVEADGSLLAERWAGLVVAARETTAEAQARAHFRHLVGVVQGDVTPYASWYRNGELMDAALVALRRDLKALGFQRAEHSHDPEDHLAALAEVMAMLIEARAPDEARFFMDHLAPWAAECLADLGRVDTPFQACLGRLGQAFLEQEARCLEAEAQQDPVRIVEP; encoded by the coding sequence ATGAACGAGCTGAACGAGAGCGATGCGCTGCGCGCCGACGTCTACCGGCTGCTGGCCCGGCTGCTGCGCGAGGCCCCCGATGCCGAGCTCCTGGACTGGCTGGCGGGGCTCGAGGTCGAGGCCGACGGCAGCCTGCTCGCCGAGCGCTGGGCGGGGCTTGTCGTCGCGGCGCGCGAGACCACCGCCGAGGCCCAGGCCCGCGCCCATTTCCGCCACCTGGTCGGGGTGGTCCAGGGCGACGTTACCCCCTACGCCTCTTGGTACCGCAACGGCGAGCTGATGGACGCGGCGCTGGTCGCGCTGCGCCGGGACCTCAAGGCGCTGGGCTTCCAGCGCGCCGAGCACAGCCACGATCCCGAGGATCACCTCGCCGCGCTGGCGGAGGTGATGGCGATGCTGATCGAGGCCCGCGCGCCGGACGAGGCGCGCTTCTTCATGGACCACCTCGCCCCCTGGGCGGCGGAGTGCCTGGCCGATCTCGGCCGGGTCGACACCCCCTTCCAGGCGTGCCTGGGCCGACTCGGCCAGGCCTTCCTCGAGCAGGAGGCCCGGTGCCTCGAGGCCGAGGCACAGCAGGATCCGGTGCGCATCGTCGAACCCTGA
- a CDS encoding histone deacetylase family protein, with protein MITAYITHPDCQLHHMGPEHPESPLRLDAIRARLMRAGLLQQTMQSDAKAATEEQLARVHPLRHLRALDKCVPEHGIVTLDSDTMMNPDSLAAARVAAGAVVRGVDQVFRRQADNVFCAVRPPGHHAEAADAMGFCFYNNVAVGAAHARAKYGARRIAILDFDVHQCNGTIDIFKDDPEVLVCTSFQYPFYPWRYLRSEWQNVVNTPLPCGTDSVAFRRSIEDDWLPALHAFKPEIVLVSAGFDAHREDPMAELCLEDEDFYWITHLALEIAALYADGRLVSVLEGGYDLDSLGRSAEAHLSALLGLPYGH; from the coding sequence ATGATCACCGCCTACATTACCCACCCGGACTGCCAGTTGCACCACATGGGGCCCGAACATCCCGAGAGCCCGCTGCGCCTGGACGCCATCCGCGCCCGGCTGATGCGCGCCGGCCTCCTCCAGCAGACCATGCAGTCCGATGCCAAGGCGGCCACCGAGGAGCAGCTGGCCCGGGTGCACCCCCTGCGCCACCTGCGCGCCCTGGACAAGTGCGTGCCGGAGCACGGCATCGTCACCCTGGACAGCGACACCATGATGAACCCCGACAGCCTCGCGGCGGCCAGGGTCGCCGCCGGCGCGGTGGTGCGAGGCGTCGATCAGGTGTTTCGCCGCCAGGCGGACAACGTCTTCTGCGCGGTGCGCCCGCCCGGCCACCACGCCGAGGCCGCCGACGCCATGGGCTTCTGCTTCTACAACAACGTGGCAGTCGGCGCCGCTCACGCCCGGGCCAAGTACGGGGCGCGCCGGATCGCGATCCTCGACTTCGACGTGCACCAGTGCAACGGCACCATCGATATCTTCAAGGACGATCCCGAGGTGCTGGTCTGCACCAGCTTCCAGTACCCCTTCTACCCCTGGCGCTACCTGCGCAGCGAGTGGCAGAACGTGGTCAACACGCCGCTTCCCTGCGGCACCGACAGCGTCGCCTTCCGCCGCTCCATCGAGGACGACTGGCTGCCGGCCCTGCACGCCTTCAAGCCCGAGATCGTGCTGGTCTCGGCGGGCTTCGACGCCCACCGCGAGGATCCCATGGCGGAACTCTGCCTGGAGGACGAGGACTTCTACTGGATCACCCACCTGGCGCTGGAGATCGCCGCCCTGTACGCCGACGGGCGCCTGGTCTCGGTGCTGGAGGGGGGCTACGACCTGGACTCGCTCGGGCGAAGCGCCGAGGCCCACCTCTCCGCCCTGCTCGGCCTGCCGTACGGCCACTGA
- a CDS encoding bifunctional acetate--CoA ligase family protein/GNAT family N-acetyltransferase, with protein sequence MSTRFLRHFFEPGTIAVIGASEKPHSMGGLVIRNLREGGFKGSVWAVNPKGYDAVFAAPCVTRVSHLPEVPDLAVICSPIQTAPRLIASLGRFGVKAALVLSGGAHLDRDHGDKGSIRSRMLAAARASGIRVLGPECMGLIVPGRKLNASYASQPVKAGRVAYLGQSGMLGNAMIDWAAGRGIGFSHLLTVGDSVDVLLPDLMDYINQFSPAQAILLHLERIMDAQHFMTALRDASRNRLVLAIKSGRTAESDISGLPPTPGVANRDQIFDAAFARAGVVRVNDSDELFDALETLSRMKPLKGDRLAIVSNGLGPAMLAIDKLINAGGRLATFSEETRDALRRDDFDMSKPGENPVDLGGNATPERMVEALEIVAADRGVDAVLVVHAPTRLAPSRTTAQAVIAARRRFRRNLLTSWMGLEEALSARHECNLAGIPTYLSPEKAVKAFMHMVDYQRVQALLHEIPPSLPFATTATIRGRCRQLIEEARAAGRETLAHSETAQVLAAYGLPVAPSRYPQTPEEAAEAAADFDGPMALKVVHEFNCRPFRYRQHPHKISAGLLQDLATPEQVAAAVGRLGDRVREKFPEAAIREYCLQAMQRGKHSMQLCAGITRDPIFGPVIVFGIGGYKVNILADRQVALPPLNMSLAADVVGRTHAARLIREHSSQPERDLERLCELLVTLSQMASDLPQLRGLELNPLVLNRDGLLAVDFALDLGTPARFAIMPYPEELREWVTLKNGWEVEVRPIRAEDAPLITRFHDQLSEESIRFRYFHNKADLTQRDLSILSHINYDRQMAFIAEHHGEDGSQEMLGVVRVWNDPDNIRTEFSVIVRDDLQGLGIGSLLMNKMIGYCRSVGTLEMIGKIMVDNHPMRALMKHLGFRLRYNMEEQVVDAVLRLNEPESEWQRHRLESQPD encoded by the coding sequence TTGAGCACGCGCTTTCTTCGTCACTTCTTCGAGCCCGGCACCATTGCGGTGATCGGGGCGTCCGAGAAGCCCCACTCCATGGGCGGCCTGGTGATCCGCAACCTCCGCGAGGGCGGCTTCAAGGGCAGCGTCTGGGCGGTCAACCCCAAGGGCTACGACGCGGTCTTCGCGGCGCCCTGCGTCACCCGGGTGTCGCACCTCCCCGAGGTGCCGGACCTCGCGGTGATCTGCTCGCCGATCCAGACGGCGCCCAGGCTGATCGCGTCCCTGGGGCGTTTCGGGGTCAAGGCCGCGCTGGTGCTCTCCGGCGGTGCCCACCTCGACCGCGACCATGGGGACAAGGGCTCGATCCGCAGCCGCATGCTCGCCGCGGCCCGCGCCTCGGGCATCCGCGTGCTCGGCCCCGAGTGCATGGGGCTGATCGTCCCGGGGCGCAAGCTCAACGCCTCCTACGCCAGCCAGCCGGTCAAGGCGGGTCGCGTGGCCTACCTCGGCCAGTCAGGGATGCTCGGCAACGCCATGATCGACTGGGCCGCCGGTCGCGGCATCGGCTTCTCCCACCTGCTCACGGTGGGCGACAGCGTCGACGTGCTGCTGCCCGACCTGATGGACTACATCAACCAGTTCTCGCCGGCTCAGGCGATCCTGCTCCACCTCGAGCGCATCATGGACGCCCAGCACTTCATGACCGCGCTGCGCGACGCCTCGCGCAACCGCCTGGTGCTGGCGATCAAGAGCGGGCGCACCGCCGAGTCCGACATCTCGGGCCTTCCGCCGACGCCCGGCGTGGCCAATCGCGACCAGATCTTCGACGCCGCCTTCGCCCGGGCGGGGGTGGTGCGGGTCAACGACTCCGACGAGCTGTTCGATGCCCTGGAGACCCTGTCGCGCATGAAGCCGCTGAAGGGCGATCGCCTGGCCATCGTCTCCAACGGCCTGGGGCCGGCGATGCTCGCCATCGACAAGCTGATCAACGCCGGGGGACGGCTGGCCACCTTCAGCGAGGAGACCCGCGACGCCCTGCGACGCGACGACTTCGACATGAGCAAGCCCGGCGAGAACCCGGTGGACCTGGGGGGCAACGCGACCCCGGAGCGCATGGTCGAGGCGCTGGAGATCGTCGCGGCCGACCGCGGCGTCGATGCCGTGCTGGTGGTGCACGCCCCGACGCGGCTGGCGCCCTCCAGGACCACCGCCCAGGCCGTCATCGCCGCCCGACGGCGTTTCCGGCGCAACCTGCTGACCAGCTGGATGGGCCTCGAGGAGGCGCTCTCGGCCCGTCACGAATGCAACCTGGCGGGGATTCCCACCTACCTCTCCCCGGAGAAGGCGGTCAAGGCCTTCATGCACATGGTGGACTATCAGCGCGTGCAGGCCTTGCTCCACGAGATTCCGCCGAGCCTGCCCTTCGCCACCACCGCCACGATCCGGGGCCGCTGTCGGCAGCTGATCGAGGAGGCCCGGGCGGCGGGTCGGGAGACCCTCGCCCACTCCGAGACGGCTCAGGTGCTCGCGGCCTACGGGCTGCCGGTGGCGCCGAGTCGCTACCCCCAGACGCCGGAGGAGGCGGCCGAGGCGGCCGCCGACTTCGACGGTCCCATGGCCCTCAAGGTGGTGCACGAGTTCAACTGCCGGCCCTTCCGCTACCGCCAGCATCCCCACAAGATCTCCGCCGGCCTGCTCCAGGACCTGGCGACGCCGGAGCAGGTCGCCGCGGCGGTGGGGCGCCTCGGCGACCGGGTGCGCGAGAAGTTCCCGGAGGCCGCGATCCGTGAGTACTGCCTGCAGGCCATGCAGCGCGGCAAGCACTCCATGCAGCTGTGCGCCGGCATCACCCGGGACCCGATCTTCGGGCCGGTGATCGTGTTTGGCATCGGTGGCTACAAGGTCAACATCCTGGCCGACCGCCAGGTGGCACTGCCGCCGCTCAACATGAGCCTGGCGGCGGACGTGGTGGGGCGCACCCATGCGGCACGACTGATCCGCGAGCACTCCAGCCAGCCCGAGCGCGACCTCGAGCGGCTCTGCGAGCTGCTGGTGACGCTGTCGCAGATGGCCAGCGACCTGCCGCAGCTGCGCGGGCTGGAGCTCAACCCGCTGGTGCTCAACCGCGATGGCCTGCTGGCCGTGGACTTCGCCCTGGACCTCGGCACCCCGGCGCGCTTCGCGATCATGCCCTATCCCGAGGAGCTCAGGGAGTGGGTCACCCTGAAGAACGGCTGGGAGGTCGAGGTGCGCCCGATCCGCGCCGAGGACGCGCCCTTGATCACCCGCTTCCACGATCAGCTTTCCGAAGAGAGCATTCGCTTCCGCTATTTCCACAACAAGGCCGACCTCACCCAGCGCGACCTGTCGATCCTCTCGCATATCAACTACGACCGGCAGATGGCCTTCATCGCCGAGCATCACGGCGAGGACGGCTCCCAGGAGATGCTCGGCGTGGTGCGAGTCTGGAACGATCCGGACAATATCCGCACCGAGTTCTCGGTGATCGTTCGTGACGACCTGCAGGGGCTCGGCATCGGCAGCCTGCTGATGAACAAGATGATCGGCTACTGCCGCAGCGTCGGCACCCTGGAGATGATCGGCAAGATCATGGTCGACAACCACCCGATGCGCGCCCTGATGAAGCACCTCGGCTTTCGCCTGCGCTACAACATGGAGGAGCAGGTGGTGGATGCCGTGCTTCGCCTCAACGAGCCGGAGAGCGAGTGGCAGCGCCATCGCCTGGAGAGCCAGCCGGACTGA
- a CDS encoding 4Fe-4S binding protein: MNQHIELMPVDDDRNRRAREAARRRVSWPVNLSPARVSYQSDGHALILGNERDVRRGALALQARGLPAPTLAVTEPLEDDGGSTAEQQALLAESAALDCQTLSRAQARALTLEGYLGHFIARVPGDGGALDLARALAGRAHFDLVLDLGATPVLALELPPPGYVALDWQDPERDARLDALAGLVGEFDKPRYFQIDNDLCAHASSGNTGCTRCLEVCPADAVASHQGRIEAWIEIDPFRCHGVGSCSSACPTGAIQFRLPESARQQDTLLGWLAAYREAGGTAPVVRFAEASDLEAEGESAGHVIDVPLEELGAAGHDQWLTALAAGAAEVRLQSHPHMPERLTRFIDDQLAQARALLTALGHAPTRIARLEAGDAAGRDALPVEPPLTQTPPVLDGTDKRTRLNVVLEHLARLGAPDGRRHRLPAGAAYGDIAVDRDACTLCMACVSNCPTPALAAGDTSPRLSFREADCVQCGLCAEACPEQAITLHPGFLADAARSERQVRHEEEAFPCRHCGKPFATVSTVETLKAKLADHPYFAGDALARLEMCEDCRVKDVWQEMARNPESQLRV; encoded by the coding sequence ATGAACCAGCACATCGAACTGATGCCGGTCGATGACGACCGCAACCGCCGCGCCAGGGAGGCCGCCCGGCGCCGCGTCTCCTGGCCCGTCAACCTGAGCCCCGCCCGCGTCAGCTACCAGAGCGACGGCCACGCCCTGATCCTCGGCAACGAACGCGATGTCCGGCGCGGGGCCCTGGCCCTCCAGGCACGGGGGCTCCCGGCGCCCACCCTCGCCGTCACCGAGCCCCTCGAGGATGACGGTGGCAGCACCGCGGAGCAGCAGGCCCTGCTCGCCGAGTCCGCCGCCCTCGACTGCCAGACGCTGTCGCGTGCCCAGGCGCGAGCGCTGACCCTCGAGGGCTACCTGGGGCACTTCATTGCCCGGGTGCCCGGCGACGGCGGCGCGCTGGATCTCGCCCGGGCGCTCGCCGGACGCGCGCACTTCGACCTGGTCCTCGATCTCGGCGCCACGCCCGTCCTCGCCCTCGAGCTGCCCCCGCCGGGCTACGTCGCCCTGGACTGGCAGGACCCGGAGCGCGACGCGCGCCTCGACGCCCTCGCCGGGCTGGTCGGCGAGTTCGACAAGCCGCGCTACTTCCAGATCGACAACGACCTCTGCGCCCACGCCAGCAGCGGCAACACGGGCTGCACCCGCTGCCTGGAGGTCTGCCCCGCCGATGCCGTCGCGAGTCATCAGGGCCGCATCGAGGCGTGGATCGAGATCGACCCCTTCCGCTGCCACGGCGTCGGCAGCTGCAGCAGCGCCTGTCCCACCGGCGCCATCCAGTTCCGCCTGCCGGAGAGCGCCCGCCAGCAGGATACCCTGCTGGGCTGGCTCGCGGCCTATCGCGAGGCCGGCGGCACCGCGCCGGTGGTGCGCTTCGCCGAGGCGAGCGACCTCGAGGCCGAGGGCGAGTCGGCGGGCCACGTGATCGACGTGCCCCTCGAGGAGCTGGGCGCCGCCGGTCACGACCAGTGGCTGACCGCCCTGGCCGCCGGCGCCGCCGAGGTGCGCCTCCAGTCCCACCCCCATATGCCCGAGCGACTGACCCGCTTCATCGACGACCAGCTCGCCCAGGCCCGCGCCCTGCTGACCGCCCTCGGCCACGCGCCGACGCGGATCGCGCGCCTCGAGGCCGGCGACGCGGCCGGCCGCGATGCCCTGCCGGTCGAGCCGCCGCTGACGCAGACGCCGCCGGTGCTGGACGGCACCGACAAGCGCACCCGGCTCAACGTCGTGCTGGAGCACCTGGCGCGCCTGGGCGCTCCGGACGGCCGGCGCCACCGCCTGCCGGCCGGCGCCGCCTATGGCGATATCGCGGTCGACCGCGACGCCTGCACCCTGTGCATGGCCTGCGTCTCCAACTGCCCGACCCCGGCGCTGGCCGCCGGCGACACGAGCCCGAGGCTGAGCTTCCGCGAGGCCGACTGCGTGCAGTGCGGGCTCTGCGCCGAGGCCTGCCCGGAGCAGGCGATCACCCTGCATCCCGGCTTCCTGGCCGATGCGGCGCGCAGCGAGCGCCAGGTGCGCCACGAGGAGGAAGCCTTCCCCTGCCGCCACTGCGGCAAGCCCTTCGCCACCGTGAGCACCGTCGAGACCCTCAAGGCCAAGCTCGCCGACCACCCCTACTTCGCCGGCGACGCCCTGGCCCGCCTGGAGATGTGCGAGGACTGCCGCGTCAAGGACGTCTGGCAGGAGATGGCCCGCAACCCCGAATCGCAGCTGAGGGTGTGA
- the pdxH gene encoding pyridoxamine 5'-phosphate oxidase, whose amino-acid sequence MTRNIADIRRDYEGGRLEEADAPDEPMTLFDEWLTLALDAEGSDGNAMTLATADSQGRPHARIVLLKGTDERGMVFFTNYHSHKGSELANVPHASLVFWWPSLSRQVRVEGRVEQVSPEESDTYFASRPRGSQLGAWVATQSVVIPDRTWLAEREQRFEHAYEGQEIPRPIHWGGYRVIPDMIEFWQGQPSRLHDRLRFERRDGSWHRFRLAP is encoded by the coding sequence ATGACACGCAACATTGCCGACATTCGGCGCGACTACGAGGGCGGCCGGCTGGAAGAGGCGGATGCCCCCGACGAGCCCATGACGCTGTTCGACGAGTGGCTGACCCTGGCGCTCGATGCCGAGGGCAGCGACGGCAACGCCATGACCCTGGCCACCGCCGACAGCCAGGGGCGGCCCCACGCTCGAATCGTGCTGCTCAAGGGCACCGACGAGCGGGGCATGGTGTTCTTCACCAACTACCACAGCCACAAGGGCAGCGAGCTCGCCAACGTCCCCCACGCCTCGCTGGTGTTCTGGTGGCCGAGCCTTTCCCGCCAGGTCCGCGTCGAGGGCCGGGTCGAGCAGGTCAGCCCGGAGGAGTCGGACACCTATTTCGCCAGCCGCCCCCGGGGCAGCCAGCTGGGCGCCTGGGTCGCCACCCAGAGCGTGGTGATCCCCGATCGCACCTGGCTCGCCGAGCGCGAGCAGCGCTTCGAGCACGCCTACGAGGGCCAGGAGATCCCCCGCCCGATCCACTGGGGCGGCTACCGCGTGATCCCCGACATGATCGAGTTCTGGCAGGGCCAGCCCAGCCGGCTCCATGACCGCCTGCGCTTCGAGCGCCGCGACGGCAGCTGGCACCGCTTCCGCCTGGCGCCCTGA